The nucleotide window TCGTGGAGCGCGAAGTGCCGATGCTCAACGCGATGAACGAAGTGCTGCGCGATGACTACATCAAGGACTCGGTCGCGGGCGTGAACCGCTGGAACAAGGTGCTGGAGAAGGCCGGCATCGATTTTCGCCTGACCGTGCCCCACAAGGCGTTCAACCGCCAGATCGGCACGTTCGCGGGGGTGCGCGTGTCGCCGGACGGTCGTGTGGTGAGCGAGACCGAATGGGCCGCGCACGAGCGCGAGTGGCTGCCGTCGTCGGAAGACCGTGCCTACGTCGCGTCGCTCATGGGCCGCGTGACCGAGCCGGGCAAGTTCGCGAACTGGATCGCGCCGCCCCCGATCGGCATCAACCGCCAGCCGATCGACTTCGAGTACGTGCGCTTCAACTGATGACGCGGGGGGCCATGCAGCCCCCCAGGCGCATTCCCCACAAGGAGACAGCATCATGAACGGCCCCGTTCCGGTCGAAGTTCTTAAGCAGCATCTGATCGATCCGGAGATCTGCATTCGCTGCAACACCTGCGAGGAGACGTGTCCGATCGACGCGATCACGCACGACGACAACAACTATGTCGTGCGCGCGGACACGTGCAATGGATGCATGGCGTGTATCTCGCCGTGCCCGACGGGGGCGATCGACAACTGGCGCGACGTGCTCAGGGCCGAAGCCTATTCCATCGACGATCAGCTCACCTGGGACGAACTTCCGGTGCAGGACGACGCCATTGCCGGCCAGGGATCGATCGGCGAGGCCGCATCCGCCCCGGCGGGCGTCAATCCGTCGGACGCGCCGGAACCGGTCATCGGTGGCTCGGATCTCGTACGCGGTTCGGTCGTGCCGCCGTGGTCGGCGGCAAAGCCGTACGTCAACCTCTACAACCACAAGGCGCCGGTGCAGGCCACCGTGGTCGGCAACTACCGTCTGACCGACACGAGCGCCGAGAGCGACATTCATCACATCGTGCTGGACTTCGGCAAGCAACCGTTCCCGGTGCTTGAGGGACAGTCGATCGGCATCATCCCGCCGGGCACTACCGCCGACGGGCGCGCGCATCACGCACGGCAGTACTCGATCGCGTCGCCGCGCGACGGCGAGCGACCCGGTTACAACAACCTGGCGCTGACGGTCAAACGCGTCACGAAGGACCATCACGATCAGGCGGTCGGCGGGGTGTGCTCGAACTATCTGTGCGATCTGAAGAAGGGCGACGTGGTGAACGTGATGGGCCCGTTCGGCAGCACGTTCCTCATGCCGAATCACGCCGATTCGCATCTGTTGATGATCTGCACCGGCACGGGGGCGGCGCCCATGCGCGCCATGACCGAGTATCGTCGCCGTCGGCGCCTGAAAGGCGCGACGGGCAAGCTGATGCTGTTCTTCGGCGCGCGCACGCAGGGCGAGCTCCCGTACTTCGGTCCGCTGCTCAATCTGCCGAAGGATTTCATCGACACGAACCTCGCGTTCTCGCGCACGCCGGGGCAGCCCAAGCGCTACGTGCAGGACGCCATGCGCGAGCGCGCGACCGACGTGGCAGCGTTGCTCCGGCACGACCACACTTATATCTACGTGTGCGGCCTGAAGGGCATGGAGGATGGCGTGCTGCAAGTGCTGCAGACCATCGCGGGCGAGGCCGGTCTCGACTGGCAGGCGCTGTGGCAGCGGATGAAGACGGAAGGGCGTCTGCATCTCGAAACCTATTGACGAGTCCGGCTCGCGCGGCGTCTCCTCGAGCGAGGCGCCGCCGGGCAACCGCTTGACCGACGGCGTTTTGCGCCGACTTGATACCGCGTGCCTCGGCACGCGGTTTTTTTTCGTCCGAAGGGTGTTCGTAATACGCCAGGGATGGGGCGCGACGGGGCCGAAATGGGGCCATGATGGGGCCACCATGAGGCCGCGATGGCCGCGGCGCGGCCGAACGCGATCGGCGCGCCGGTGGCCCGGGCTCGCGGCCGTCCCGGAGACGTCACCGGAATTGAGTAACATGGAAGGGCGGTTTCCCCTCCCTCTTTTCTCTGAATGGAGCGTCACATGGGCAAGAAGCGGATTTTGGTACTCGCGGGCGACTACGTCGAAGACTACGAACTGATGGTGCCGGTGCAGGCGCTGATGGCCGTGGGCCATCGGGTGGAGGTGGTCTGCCCCGGCAAGAAGGCGGGCGACAAGGTGCGCACTGCGATTCACGATTTCGAGGGCGATCAGACCTACAGCGAGAAGCGCGGCCACGACTTCACCCTCAACGCCACGTTCGACGGCCTGTCGCCAGCCGACTTCGACGCGCTGGTCATTCCCGGCGGACGCGCCCCCGAATACCTGCGCCTGAACGATGCGGTGCTCGAGGCGGTGAAGCATTTTGCGCAGAACGACAAGCCCATTGCCGCGATCTGCCACGGCGCACAACTCCTGGCGGCGGCCGGCGTGATCGAAGGACGGGAGTGTTCGGCCTACCCCGCGTGTGCGCCG belongs to Pandoraea pnomenusa and includes:
- the boxA gene encoding benzoyl-CoA 2,3-epoxidase subunit BoxA, with translation MNGPVPVEVLKQHLIDPEICIRCNTCEETCPIDAITHDDNNYVVRADTCNGCMACISPCPTGAIDNWRDVLRAEAYSIDDQLTWDELPVQDDAIAGQGSIGEAASAPAGVNPSDAPEPVIGGSDLVRGSVVPPWSAAKPYVNLYNHKAPVQATVVGNYRLTDTSAESDIHHIVLDFGKQPFPVLEGQSIGIIPPGTTADGRAHHARQYSIASPRDGERPGYNNLALTVKRVTKDHHDQAVGGVCSNYLCDLKKGDVVNVMGPFGSTFLMPNHADSHLLMICTGTGAAPMRAMTEYRRRRRLKGATGKLMLFFGARTQGELPYFGPLLNLPKDFIDTNLAFSRTPGQPKRYVQDAMRERATDVAALLRHDHTYIYVCGLKGMEDGVLQVLQTIAGEAGLDWQALWQRMKTEGRLHLETY
- a CDS encoding DJ-1/PfpI family protein, encoding MGKKRILVLAGDYVEDYELMVPVQALMAVGHRVEVVCPGKKAGDKVRTAIHDFEGDQTYSEKRGHDFTLNATFDGLSPADFDALVIPGGRAPEYLRLNDAVLEAVKHFAQNDKPIAAICHGAQLLAAAGVIEGRECSAYPACAPEVRLAGGKYMEIGIDEAHTDGKLVTAPAWPAHPAWIAQFLAVLGTKIEL